Proteins from a genomic interval of Desulfurobacterium sp. TC5-1:
- a CDS encoding septation protein SpoVG family protein yields the protein MDKKAVERLPVMDMEVTDVRIYPFDTSGIGGNVKAVAEIVINGILKIKDIKIIESNKGFFIQMPTRKSKSGEFVPVVETIDKNLYLHIRRKILDKFKEEISRYDSYLEEF from the coding sequence TTGGACAAAAAGGCTGTTGAAAGACTCCCTGTAATGGACATGGAAGTTACTGATGTTCGCATATATCCATTTGATACAAGCGGAATAGGAGGAAATGTAAAGGCCGTTGCAGAAATAGTTATAAACGGTATTCTCAAAATAAAAGACATAAAGATTATAGAGTCAAACAAGGGTTTTTTTATACAGATGCCGACAAGGAAGTCAAAATCGGGAGAGTTTGTTCCGGTAGTTGAGACAATTGATAAAAATCTCTATCTACACATAAGGCGTAAGATTCTGGACAAGTTTAAGGAAGAGATTTCTCGTTATGATTCCTACCTTGAGGAATTTTAA
- a CDS encoding antitoxin AF2212-like protein has product MKGKFKTAQVVYKNGVFVPVEDVEISEGTEAVVVFCEVPSFEEKPPWWNEVSGDENWKRALNGLVERIKEIVIPEELKLIDREGEREVIVILEGNETAFLKTLMEAGYHVYQTTGIFFPIQVISRKRLQRWQEFDREIFRLIQDGISLL; this is encoded by the coding sequence ATGAAAGGGAAGTTCAAAACGGCACAGGTGGTTTATAAAAACGGCGTGTTCGTACCGGTAGAAGATGTAGAGATAAGTGAAGGAACGGAGGCAGTCGTTGTTTTTTGCGAAGTTCCTTCTTTTGAGGAAAAGCCTCCATGGTGGAACGAGGTTTCAGGCGATGAAAACTGGAAAAGAGCCCTTAATGGACTTGTTGAAAGGATAAAAGAAATTGTAATTCCAGAAGAGCTGAAACTGATAGATAGAGAAGGGGAACGGGAAGTTATTGTTATACTTGAAGGTAATGAAACCGCGTTTTTAAAAACTTTAATGGAAGCGGGATATCACGTGTATCAAACGACAGGCATATTTTTCCCTATACAGGTAATTTCTCGTAAGAGACTTCAGAGATGGCAGGAGTTTGATAGAGAAATTTTCCGTCTCATACAGGACGGAATTTCCCTTTTGTAG